Proteins co-encoded in one Patescibacteria group bacterium genomic window:
- a CDS encoding type II secretion system GspH family protein codes for MKKNKNKRAGFTLIELLVVVAILGLLSTIVLFSVEGIRAKSRDVRRVGDVKSIMDGLAMYNNNRSVYPIYDGYIIGDDAMSVALSGDVVMSKAPVDPINDVMGGVTYKYYYQSLTGATYFIQYYLETNSIHDKAAGLNEVSP; via the coding sequence ATGAAAAAAAACAAAAACAAAAGAGCTGGGTTCACTTTGATTGAACTTTTGGTGGTTGTGGCGATTCTTGGCCTTTTGTCAACGATTGTCTTATTTAGCGTTGAAGGAATTAGAGCCAAAAGCCGCGATGTTAGACGGGTTGGTGATGTTAAGTCCATTATGGACGGACTGGCGATGTATAACAATAATCGCAGCGTTTACCCGATTTACGATGGATATATTATAGGCGATGACGCGATGTCGGTTGCTTTGAGCGGGGATGTGGTTATGTCAAAAGCGCCCGTTGACCCGATTAACGATGTTATGGGCGGGGTAACTTATAAATATTATTATCAGTCACTAACGGGAGCGACATATTTTATCCAGTATTATTTAGAAACAAATTCTATTCACGATAAAGCGGCGGGATTGAATGAGGTCTCTCCGTAG
- the hxsA4 gene encoding His-Xaa-Ser repeat protein HxsA4: MKNKNHQVPKIKKNLRNFLNEEEGKISKKSIRKIGLALITIGLASGGLMKPDPTMAGTCNCCTPCPTHCSHASHGSHSSHGSHGSHGSHGSHGSHGSW; encoded by the coding sequence ATGAAAAATAAAAACCATCAAGTTCCCAAAATTAAAAAAAATCTTAGAAATTTTTTAAACGAAGAAGAGGGGAAAATTAGTAAAAAAAGCATTCGAAAAATTGGGTTGGCTTTGATAACTATTGGACTAGCTAGCGGCGGCTTAATGAAGCCTGATCCTACTATGGCTGGGACATGTAACTGTTGTACTCCCTGTCCAACTCATTGTTCCCACGCTTCGCACGGTTCGCATTCTTCCCACGGTTCCCACGGTTCCCACGGTTCCCACGGTTCCCACGGTTCTCACGGTTCGTGGTAA
- a CDS encoding prepilin-type N-terminal cleavage/methylation domain-containing protein: MLQVFKKNQKGFTLIELLVVIAIIGVLSTIVLVSLNTAREKARDVRRVSDMRQVALALEMYYDDNTSTGYPGTAGADSWAVMETAIEGGGYIASVPTDPGTGTYQYYVATDNQRYVLNATLEDDNNAALRDDLDGTILGCNCADTAGAPEYCIQP, from the coding sequence ATGTTACAAGTTTTTAAGAAGAATCAAAAAGGTTTTACATTAATTGAACTTTTGGTGGTTATCGCGATTATTGGCGTTTTGTCAACAATTGTTTTGGTTTCTTTGAACACAGCTCGAGAGAAAGCGCGAGATGTCCGAAGGGTGAGCGATATGAGACAAGTCGCTTTGGCATTGGAAATGTATTACGACGATAACACAAGCACAGGTTATCCAGGAACAGCTGGGGCTGATAGTTGGGCGGTCATGGAAACAGCAATAGAAGGAGGCGGTTATATCGCTTCTGTGCCGACCGACCCAGGGACGGGAACTTATCAATATTATGTAGCGACGGACAATCAAAGATATGTTTTGAACGCTACATTAGAGGATGACAATAACGCCGCTTTGAGGGATGATCTTGACGGAACGATTTTGGGCTGTAACTGCGCTGATACAGCAGGAGCTCCAGAGTACTGTATTCAGCCGTAA
- the hxsD gene encoding His-Xaa-Ser system protein HxsD: MKMIKSQINSQKNQITFFLDNKIYPLEAIYSTAHVFLDRAYVFLDENSEKKIIVNLKGKKKISSEKLKELYGEFCNELLNYLLRVKIAERNKKVRDFVVGTALVSASPMFGLSQNSSGDNYKDDPLGIAVPWEEKYEGDKVKKKKINC, encoded by the coding sequence ATGAAAATGATAAAATCTCAAATTAATTCTCAGAAAAATCAAATAACTTTTTTTCTTGATAATAAGATTTATCCCTTAGAGGCCATTTATAGCACTGCCCATGTATTTTTAGATAGAGCTTATGTTTTTTTAGATGAAAATTCCGAGAAAAAAATTATTGTTAATTTAAAAGGCAAGAAAAAAATAAGCTCCGAAAAGCTAAAAGAGTTGTACGGAGAGTTTTGCAATGAACTTTTAAATTACCTCTTGAGGGTGAAAATTGCTGAGAGAAATAAAAAGGTCAGAGATTTTGTTGTTGGCACTGCTTTAGTTTCAGCTTCGCCTATGTTTGGATTGTCTCAGAACAGTTCGGGGGATAATTATAAAGATGACCCCTTGGGTATCGCTGTGCCTTGGGAAGAAAAATATGAAGGCGATAAAGTTAAAAAGAAAAAAATAAATTGTTAA
- a CDS encoding prepilin peptidase, whose product MLYFLIFILGLSVGSFLNVVICRLETKESIVAKRSHCPQCGAVLSWYDLIPVLSFVFLLGKCRSCGKKISWQYPVIEITTACLFLLIFNFQFSIFNEFSILNFQTLNLFYYLIIICFLIVIFVYDLRHYIIPDKIVFPAIIIAGIFNFQFSIFNEFSIFKFSILSAILAGGFFLSLVLFSKGKWMGMGDVKLAFLMGLILGWPNILAALFLAFLTGAVVGVALIIFGKKGLKSQIPFGPFLAGATVLVMLCGQLWINFLFVF is encoded by the coding sequence ATGCTTTATTTTCTCATCTTCATCCTTGGTCTTTCTGTTGGCAGTTTTTTGAATGTTGTCATTTGCCGCTTAGAAACCAAGGAATCAATTGTCGCGAAGCGCTCCCATTGTCCTCAATGCGGGGCTGTTTTGTCGTGGTATGATTTAATTCCGGTTTTGAGTTTTGTTTTCTTGCTTGGCAAATGCCGTTCTTGCGGGAAGAAAATCAGTTGGCAGTATCCGGTCATAGAAATAACCACTGCGTGTCTATTTCTATTAATTTTCAATTTTCAATTTTCAATTTTCAATGAATTTTCAATTCTTAATTTTCAAACTCTAAATTTATTTTATTATCTGATAATTATTTGTTTTTTGATAGTCATTTTCGTCTATGACTTACGGCATTACATTATCCCCGACAAAATTGTTTTTCCCGCGATAATTATTGCTGGAATTTTCAATTTTCAATTTTCAATTTTCAATGAATTTTCAATTTTCAAATTTTCAATATTAAGCGCAATATTGGCTGGTGGATTTTTTTTGTCGCTGGTTCTTTTTTCAAAAGGGAAATGGATGGGGATGGGCGATGTTAAATTGGCTTTTTTAATGGGATTGATTTTGGGCTGGCCCAATATTTTAGCGGCGCTTTTTCTCGCTTTTTTGACGGGGGCGGTTGTCGGCGTTGCCCTGATTATTTTTGGCAAAAAAGGACTCAAATCTCAAATCCCCTTCGGACCATTTCTGGCGGGCGCGACTGTTCTAGTGATGCTCTGCGGACAATTGTGGATAAACTTCTTGTTTGTTTTTTAA
- a CDS encoding PilT/PilU family type 4a pilus ATPase, whose product MTNEQYKQKLDEILALAVEKEATDIHLSSGRPFILRINGNLVFSDKDQVLTNEDTQGLAYVILNEERREQFNAQRDIDLSFAYEDKARFRVNVYYQLGKISVALRLIPSKIRTIEELNLPLICHQFAEAPQGFFLAVGPSGQGKSAALAAIVNEINHTRQDHIVTIEDPVEHLFIQDKCIIDQREVGDDVQNFHRGLREVLRQDPDVIMIGEMRDPETISSAVTAAETGHLVLTTLHTNTAAQTVDRIIDSFPPHQQGQIRTQLASNILGILSRRLLPCLKGGIINAVELMIANSAIRNLIREGKTHQIDMVIETSSKEGMISLNRSLADLVNRELISLEEAEKNSINLSELKMLLKN is encoded by the coding sequence ATGACTAACGAACAATATAAACAAAAATTAGATGAAATCCTTGCTTTGGCGGTTGAAAAAGAAGCGACTGATATTCACCTTTCTTCGGGTCGTCCTTTTATTTTAAGAATTAATGGAAATTTGGTTTTTTCAGACAAAGACCAAGTTTTAACAAATGAAGATACGCAGGGCTTGGCTTATGTGATTTTGAACGAAGAAAGAAGAGAGCAGTTTAACGCGCAAAGAGATATTGATTTGTCTTTTGCGTATGAAGATAAGGCGCGTTTTAGAGTTAATGTCTATTATCAATTAGGAAAAATTAGCGTTGCTTTGCGTCTTATCCCCAGTAAAATCAGAACAATTGAGGAATTAAATTTGCCGCTAATTTGTCATCAGTTTGCCGAGGCGCCTCAAGGATTTTTTCTGGCGGTTGGACCTTCCGGACAAGGAAAATCAGCCGCATTGGCGGCGATTGTGAATGAAATCAATCACACAAGACAGGACCATATCGTCACGATTGAAGATCCGGTTGAGCATCTTTTTATACAAGATAAATGTATTATTGACCAAAGGGAAGTGGGTGATGATGTTCAAAACTTTCATCGCGGATTGCGCGAAGTTCTTCGGCAGGACCCGGATGTGATTATGATCGGTGAGATGCGCGATCCAGAAACAATCAGCAGCGCCGTCACAGCCGCCGAAACGGGGCACTTGGTTTTAACCACTCTCCATACTAACACGGCCGCGCAGACGGTTGATAGAATTATTGACAGTTTTCCTCCTCATCAACAAGGTCAAATTAGGACGCAACTTGCTTCCAACATTTTAGGCATTCTTTCACGGCGCTTGCTTCCTTGTCTAAAAGGTGGGATAATTAACGCTGTTGAGTTAATGATCGCCAATTCTGCTATTAGAAATTTAATTCGCGAAGGGAAAACCCATCAAATAGATATGGTTATTGAAACAAGTTCAAAAGAAGGGATGATTTCGCTCAACCGTTCTTTGGCTGATTTGGTTAATAGAGAATTAATATCCTTAGAGGAGGCCGAAAAAAATTCAATCAATCTTTCAGAGTTAAAAATGCTGTTAAAAAACTAA
- a CDS encoding radical SAM protein: protein MKYPLIIIVTNQCNLDCKYCAVLKKNIFINKSIAFKAIDLYLCLLGDNKGKIKIFGGEPLLKIDLLKNIIAYVRKKSHKIDIELCTNGVLLDDNIFSWLKENKVNLSISIDGDKTSQMLNRKGISPQTYQKTINLIKNNQSRVIVNMVIAPNTVDKFFQNFVYVHNLGVKGFNFLPAAYRPWSFQKIKILERQLNFVSEFLKKHREIYVKNVDIDNDLFFFNTGMVVDCNGDVFFTNAIMLKEFQSVKKKFKISNIKDNNILECLKNLDFHKEINKIELNTKELFDHKILQSNKAIDNTLNNFVDSMKNKSNIAEKEGLKLKENKRIDIKIGYQCNNHCCFCVQGDKRKKCLFRKKSEIIKELIQAKESCQSVVFTGGEPTIHPNFLDLIRRAKKLGYQIIQVQTNGRMFAYKEFCRKTIEAGANEFSPAVHGHTGKLHDYLTNVKGSFDQTIQGIKNLKSLNQRVITNTVITKFNYRYLPKIAKLLVDLNVDQFQFAFVHIAGAAWKNRKLIVPKKSEIMPYVKKGLDIGIKAGKRVMTEAIPYCFMKDYEKYIAEQIIPDAMVVEDMFKIDDYKKYRVNRGKSRGSNCKKCDFYSICEGPWREYPEIFGWKEFKPVIKKKNSPKKNYELYKNFLKDYKPYYNIFFLADLMHWVGEKRFVGADLIRKKWESHIHLIKNKKVNDVLNFYIHIPFCESKCSYCMYYSEIANKEKLEDYIKNLIKQIKFFKNTFTDAEFSSLYIGGGTPSILSEKQLSGLLSILFRYFKFKEDGEKTFESNPQSISIKKLKLLKQFGFNRISMGVQTFNNKVRTYTKRNYGDYKFLPELISKAKEFGFEVNTDIMVGLKNDTAEIVVDSFIELTKMRPDTITIYPLKPTQEYLEKYCNNNYCSFNKKLNKKAGEARQKLKSMEDKLEYYIIDKGFEIFSSAEPVFYNKNFKASYKYDYDYTSPINFSSPCSLFALGTRASSYIFNSSQHHLISREKSFGFNPNEKNYWALEYNLKDEMRYFILQQLSCRLCFSQKSFKKFFNADFKTNFKEAINSLKKLNKIKFKGDLVFLPTDPLERYACSLFFFDEKKVYNLINKSNAL from the coding sequence ATGAAGTATCCATTAATAATTATTGTCACCAACCAATGTAATCTAGATTGCAAGTATTGCGCGGTGCTAAAAAAAAATATATTTATCAACAAATCAATTGCTTTTAAGGCAATTGATTTATATTTGTGTTTATTGGGCGATAACAAAGGCAAAATAAAAATTTTTGGCGGTGAGCCCCTCTTAAAAATTGATTTGTTAAAAAATATCATTGCTTATGTTAGAAAAAAAAGTCATAAGATAGATATTGAATTATGCACTAACGGCGTTTTATTGGATGATAATATTTTTAGCTGGCTTAAAGAAAATAAAGTGAATCTTTCGATTAGTATTGATGGAGATAAAACTTCTCAAATGCTAAATAGAAAAGGTATTTCTCCTCAAACTTATCAGAAAACAATCAATTTAATCAAGAATAATCAATCTCGCGTGATTGTAAACATGGTGATAGCTCCGAATACCGTGGATAAGTTTTTCCAAAATTTTGTTTATGTACATAATTTAGGCGTTAAGGGGTTTAATTTTTTACCGGCAGCTTATAGACCATGGTCCTTTCAAAAAATAAAAATTTTAGAAAGACAGCTAAATTTCGTATCAGAATTTTTAAAAAAGCATAGAGAAATCTATGTCAAAAATGTTGACATAGATAACGATTTATTCTTCTTTAATACTGGGATGGTTGTTGATTGCAATGGTGATGTTTTTTTTACCAACGCTATTATGTTAAAAGAATTTCAGTCCGTTAAGAAAAAATTTAAAATTAGCAATATTAAGGATAATAATATCTTAGAATGTTTGAAAAATTTGGATTTTCATAAAGAAATTAATAAAATTGAATTAAATACAAAGGAATTATTTGACCATAAAATCTTACAATCAAATAAAGCAATTGATAATACTCTTAATAATTTTGTTGATTCAATGAAAAATAAATCCAATATAGCAGAGAAAGAAGGATTAAAGCTGAAGGAGAATAAGAGAATAGATATAAAAATAGGATACCAATGTAATAATCATTGTTGTTTTTGTGTACAAGGCGACAAAAGAAAAAAATGTTTGTTTAGAAAAAAATCGGAGATTATAAAAGAATTAATTCAAGCAAAGGAAAGTTGCCAATCAGTCGTTTTTACTGGCGGCGAGCCCACGATACATCCTAATTTTTTGGATTTAATAAGGCGTGCGAAAAAATTGGGGTATCAAATTATTCAGGTCCAAACCAATGGCCGCATGTTCGCGTATAAAGAATTTTGTCGCAAAACAATAGAAGCTGGGGCAAATGAGTTTTCGCCAGCCGTTCACGGACATACAGGAAAGTTACATGATTATTTGACTAATGTAAAAGGCAGTTTTGACCAAACCATTCAAGGTATTAAAAATTTAAAAAGTTTAAACCAGAGAGTCATAACGAACACGGTGATTACAAAATTTAATTATCGCTATCTGCCTAAAATAGCAAAACTATTGGTTGATTTAAATGTAGATCAGTTTCAATTTGCATTTGTTCATATAGCAGGCGCCGCTTGGAAAAATAGAAAATTAATTGTGCCAAAAAAGTCGGAGATTATGCCATATGTAAAAAAGGGATTAGATATTGGCATAAAAGCCGGCAAAAGAGTAATGACAGAAGCAATACCTTATTGTTTTATGAAGGATTATGAAAAATATATTGCTGAGCAAATCATACCTGATGCAATGGTGGTTGAAGATATGTTCAAAATTGATGATTACAAGAAATACAGAGTTAATCGTGGCAAAAGCAGGGGTTCTAATTGTAAAAAATGTGATTTTTATTCAATTTGCGAAGGTCCATGGCGCGAATATCCGGAAATTTTTGGGTGGAAAGAATTTAAACCTGTTATCAAGAAAAAAAACTCTCCTAAAAAAAATTATGAATTATACAAAAACTTTTTAAAAGATTATAAACCATACTATAATATTTTTTTTCTTGCTGATTTGATGCATTGGGTGGGAGAAAAAAGGTTTGTTGGCGCTGATCTAATAAGGAAGAAATGGGAAAGCCATATCCATTTAATTAAAAACAAAAAAGTAAATGATGTTTTAAATTTTTATATCCACATTCCATTTTGCGAGTCTAAGTGCAGTTATTGTATGTATTATTCAGAGATTGCCAATAAAGAAAAATTAGAGGATTATATTAAAAACTTAATTAAGCAAATTAAATTTTTTAAAAATACATTTACTGACGCAGAATTTAGTAGCTTATATATTGGTGGTGGCACGCCTTCAATATTATCAGAAAAGCAGCTTAGCGGGTTGTTAAGTATTTTATTCAGATATTTTAAATTTAAAGAAGATGGAGAAAAAACTTTTGAATCTAATCCCCAAAGCATTTCAATAAAAAAGTTGAAATTACTTAAACAATTTGGATTTAATCGAATAAGTATGGGCGTGCAAACTTTTAATAATAAAGTGCGAACTTATACGAAAAGAAATTATGGAGATTATAAATTTTTACCAGAACTTATTTCCAAGGCCAAGGAATTTGGTTTTGAGGTAAATACCGACATAATGGTTGGGCTTAAGAATGATACAGCCGAAATAGTGGTGGATAGTTTTATAGAATTAACCAAAATGCGTCCCGATACGATTACAATATATCCCTTAAAGCCGACGCAAGAATATTTGGAAAAGTATTGTAATAATAATTATTGTTCTTTTAATAAAAAACTTAATAAAAAAGCTGGTGAAGCGCGACAAAAATTAAAATCAATGGAAGATAAATTAGAGTATTATATTATAGATAAGGGGTTTGAAATTTTTTCATCCGCTGAACCTGTATTTTACAATAAAAATTTTAAAGCGTCGTATAAGTATGATTATGACTATACTTCTCCAATAAACTTTTCTTCTCCTTGCTCATTATTCGCCTTAGGCACCAGGGCAAGTTCGTATATTTTTAATTCTTCGCAGCATCATCTTATTTCCAGAGAAAAAAGCTTTGGTTTTAATCCAAATGAAAAAAATTACTGGGCGCTAGAATACAATCTTAAGGATGAAATGAGGTATTTTATCCTGCAGCAGTTATCTTGCCGGCTGTGTTTTTCGCAAAAAAGTTTTAAAAAGTTTTTTAATGCTGACTTTAAAACAAATTTTAAAGAGGCAATTAATTCCTTAAAAAAGTTAAACAAAATAAAATTTAAGGGAGATTTGGTGTTTTTACCCACAGATCCGCTTGAGAGATACGCATGTTCTTTATTCTTTTTTGACGAGAAAAAGGTTTATAATTTAATCAATAAGAGCAATGCATTATAA
- the hxsB gene encoding His-Xaa-Ser system radical SAM maturase HxsB has product MIDCKKVNYSKLGFFRFKKTNKDYLLTNDIGDYIFLSPMDFDQYLQGKLEKKSSKYLELKRKNFIGDEFNLEQHVEKYRRKNQFLFSAGPSLHIVVVTLRCDHKCVYCQASSCFVDDKNKDLSEETARKIVDYIFSSPNKNIAIEFQGGEPLLNWPVVKFIIEYALKKNKEEKRDLELRLVSNFTGMDEEKMNYLLKKGVIFCTSLDGPEKLHNKNRILINKNSHQNTVKWLKKILKKYKKYYIYQPGALTTVTRYSLPVYEKIIDQYIELGLDNIILRPLTPLGMARKTWQKIGYSTSQFLEFYRKSLDYILELNIKKGLRFREMIATNMLTKILTDKDPNYFELRSPCGAGIGQALYNYNGDVYTCDEGRMIGEETFKIGSVLTDSYDDIIDNPTIRTMCLASCLDNLPCDNCVYKPYCGTCPIISYVESGNIFPQLPTSSRCQLSQGIFDYIFKKMQEDDKIKKIFLEWATSRHQFNKKLC; this is encoded by the coding sequence ATGATTGATTGTAAAAAAGTAAATTATTCAAAATTGGGTTTTTTCAGATTTAAAAAAACGAATAAAGACTATCTTTTAACTAATGATATTGGAGATTATATTTTTTTATCTCCCATGGATTTTGATCAATACCTTCAGGGAAAATTAGAAAAAAAATCTTCAAAATATCTAGAGCTGAAAAGAAAAAACTTTATTGGCGATGAATTTAATTTAGAGCAACATGTTGAAAAATACAGAAGAAAAAATCAATTTCTTTTTTCTGCTGGACCCAGTCTTCATATAGTTGTTGTTACTTTGCGTTGTGACCATAAATGCGTTTATTGCCAAGCATCTTCGTGCTTCGTGGACGATAAGAATAAAGATTTGAGCGAGGAAACTGCAAGAAAAATTGTTGATTACATTTTTTCTTCTCCTAACAAAAATATTGCCATTGAATTCCAAGGTGGAGAGCCGTTATTAAATTGGCCAGTTGTTAAGTTTATTATTGAGTATGCCCTAAAAAAGAACAAGGAAGAAAAAAGGGATTTAGAATTAAGATTGGTTTCTAATTTTACAGGAATGGACGAAGAAAAAATGAATTATTTGCTTAAGAAAGGAGTTATTTTCTGCACTTCCCTAGATGGACCGGAGAAATTACATAATAAAAATAGAATTTTAATAAATAAAAATAGTCATCAAAATACGGTTAAGTGGTTAAAAAAAATACTTAAAAAATATAAAAAGTATTATATTTACCAACCAGGCGCTCTGACAACAGTTACGCGTTATTCTCTTCCTGTTTATGAAAAAATTATTGACCAGTACATTGAGTTAGGATTGGATAATATTATTTTAAGACCGCTCACGCCTTTGGGAATGGCTAGGAAGACCTGGCAGAAAATAGGATATTCAACGAGTCAGTTTTTAGAATTTTACAGAAAGAGTTTGGATTATATTTTAGAGCTTAATATTAAAAAAGGGCTTCGCTTTCGAGAAATGATTGCCACCAACATGCTGACAAAAATACTAACTGATAAGGACCCGAATTATTTTGAATTACGCTCGCCTTGTGGAGCTGGTATAGGTCAAGCGCTCTATAATTATAACGGAGATGTTTATACATGTGATGAGGGACGGATGATAGGTGAAGAAACTTTTAAAATAGGAAGCGTCTTAACGGATAGTTACGATGATATTATTGATAATCCGACTATAAGAACGATGTGTTTAGCTTCTTGTTTGGACAATTTGCCTTGTGACAATTGCGTCTATAAACCTTATTGCGGAACTTGTCCTATTATTAGTTATGTTGAATCGGGCAATATTTTTCCTCAATTACCCACAAGTAGTAGATGTCAATTAAGTCAAGGTATCTTTGATTATATCTTTAAAAAAATGCAAGAAGATGATAAAATAAAAAAGATTTTCTTGGAATGGGCTACTAGTCGTCACCAATTTAATAAAAAGTTATGCTAG
- a CDS encoding type II secretion system F family protein, with protein MKFNYLARDQKGETQTGVIEASDYSAALKILQDKGLIVVNLKIGGRAPLISREIKIFNRIKRKDIFVFFRQLAILVDADVPLVQSLNILSKQTESRSLKDIISATASDVDGGMAFSKAMGKHPKVFSIFSVNLIKSGEVSGRLQETLNYLADYLEKEFYLISKVRGAMTYPAFILGAFIIVGVLVMTMVIPNLTSILLEAEQELPVSTKIVIWTSDFIRGSWWLILTFLIVFGFVIARYKKTARGKFYWDMFKLKIPIFGKIFQKTYLARIADNLGTLVKGGVSIIQSLNITGQVVGNAIFQQIIFQARDDVKVGKSISSVLENHEEFPPLFSQMVKTGEKTGKLDIILEKISIFYSKEVDNIVNNLSQIIEPLLIVILGVGVSILVFAVFIPIYNLAGAF; from the coding sequence ATGAAGTTTAATTATCTTGCGCGCGACCAAAAAGGAGAGACCCAAACAGGAGTGATTGAAGCGTCTGATTATTCAGCCGCTCTTAAAATTTTGCAAGATAAAGGGTTAATCGTGGTCAATTTAAAAATCGGAGGGAGAGCGCCCCTTATTAGCAGAGAAATTAAAATTTTTAATAGAATTAAAAGAAAAGATATTTTCGTTTTTTTTAGGCAGTTGGCTATTTTGGTTGACGCGGATGTTCCTTTGGTTCAGTCATTGAATATCTTAAGCAAGCAAACAGAAAGCCGTTCTTTGAAAGATATTATCAGCGCGACGGCGAGCGATGTTGATGGAGGGATGGCTTTTTCAAAAGCGATGGGGAAGCATCCCAAGGTTTTTTCTATTTTTTCCGTTAATTTAATCAAGTCGGGAGAGGTCTCGGGGCGGCTTCAAGAAACGCTCAATTATTTGGCCGACTACCTTGAAAAAGAATTTTATCTCATTTCTAAAGTGCGCGGCGCGATGACTTACCCTGCTTTTATTTTGGGCGCTTTTATTATTGTCGGCGTCTTGGTTATGACGATGGTTATTCCAAATCTTACCTCTATTTTGCTTGAGGCCGAGCAAGAATTGCCCGTTTCAACTAAAATAGTTATTTGGACAAGCGATTTCATTAGAGGGTCGTGGTGGTTAATTTTAACTTTTTTAATTGTTTTTGGTTTTGTTATTGCGCGCTACAAGAAAACTGCCCGAGGAAAATTTTATTGGGACATGTTTAAACTTAAAATACCTATTTTTGGGAAAATTTTTCAGAAGACCTATTTAGCGCGGATCGCCGACAACTTAGGCACTTTAGTTAAAGGCGGCGTTTCTATTATTCAGAGTTTGAATATCACTGGTCAAGTTGTGGGCAACGCGATTTTTCAGCAAATTATTTTTCAGGCGAGAGACGATGTTAAGGTAGGAAAAAGCATCAGTTCGGTTTTAGAGAATCACGAAGAATTTCCTCCTTTGTTTTCTCAAATGGTTAAAACGGGCGAAAAAACAGGAAAATTGGATATTATTTTAGAGAAAATTAGCATTTTTTATAGTAAAGAAGTAGATAATATTGTGAATAATTTGAGTCAAATTATTGAGCCGCTTTTGATTGTGATATTAGGAGTGGGCGTTAGTATTTTGGTCTTTGCCGTTTTTATTCCGATTTATAATTTGGCGGGAGCGTTTTAA
- a CDS encoding type II secretion system GspH family protein has protein sequence MLQIFKKNQKGFTLIELLVVITIIGVLSTIVLVSLNTAREKARDVRRVSDMRQIALGLTLYYDDHSDAGYPGVSGSNQWAVMKTAIEGSGYIASIPGDPGMGTYEYWVSSNNQGFVLNATLEGVNNAALNDDSDGTVFGCDCVDPEYCIEL, from the coding sequence ATGTTACAAATTTTTAAGAAGAATCAAAAAGGTTTTACCTTGATTGAGTTGTTGGTGGTTATTACGATTATTGGCGTTTTGTCAACAATTGTTTTGGTTTCTTTGAACACAGCTCGAGAGAAAGCGCGAGATGTCCGAAGGGTAAGTGATATGAGACAGATCGCTTTGGGTCTGACGCTGTATTACGATGACCACTCGGATGCAGGTTATCCTGGGGTGAGCGGTAGTAATCAATGGGCAGTTATGAAAACAGCCATAGAAGGAAGTGGGTATATTGCTTCAATTCCAGGCGATCCGGGTATGGGGACTTACGAATATTGGGTTTCGTCTAATAACCAAGGTTTTGTTTTGAATGCGACATTGGAGGGCGTTAACAACGCGGCTTTGAATGACGATAGCGATGGAACGGTTTTTGGCTGCGACTGCGTTGATCCGGAATATTGTATTGAGTTGTAA
- a CDS encoding HxsD-like protein yields MLIQFNKKIYPKSVIKRAIKDYSGLADFTLEQNENYFLVEITNAPFELKNVFEDEFSNYILSLMKK; encoded by the coding sequence TTGTTAATTCAATTTAATAAAAAAATATATCCGAAATCAGTAATCAAGAGGGCTATAAAAGATTATAGCGGTTTAGCTGATTTTACCTTAGAACAGAACGAAAATTATTTTTTGGTTGAAATTACCAACGCGCCATTTGAATTAAAAAATGTTTTTGAAGATGAGTTTTCAAATTACATTTTAAGCTTAATGAAAAAATGA